From a region of the Primulina eburnea isolate SZY01 chromosome 7, ASM2296580v1, whole genome shotgun sequence genome:
- the LOC140836653 gene encoding GTP-binding protein ERG-like, whose protein sequence is MTIMPQLRSLPSLKILFQHQKPFRPKHTFLLGNFDRDFADSRVYFLQVMIVVRAPLRTLRASLCSAQFTLFTSPFLHRFYSAEPQQTEPFSSTNSGDFEDPQEPVFDSSYYPDFNVDLKPNNGDNNTCNDDATWSNRYRDTIKSKVFGEDVSHLRILRRDEEKKNKAAAMAKALLEPCLNEEDEDEDVEVGEVKEEDQKSLSVAIIGAPNAGKSALTNFMVGTKVSAVSRKINTTTHEVLGVLTNGYTQICFFDTPGLMLKKSGFPYNDIKVRNESAWSSVYLYDVLIVIFDVHRHLTRPDSRVVRLIERMGSIKYPNQKRVLCINKVDLVTKKNDLEKVSEEFRDLPGYERYFMISGLKGAGVRDLTRYLMEQAVKRPWDEEPMDMSEEVMKNISLEVVKERLLDHVHQEIPYGIEHRLMGWKELRDGSLRIEQHFITHKISQRKILVGSKGSKIGRIGMEANEELRSIFKKNVHLILMVRVK, encoded by the exons ATGACCATCATGCCCCAACTACGTAGCCTCCCTTCACTCAAAATCCTTTTCCAACATCAAAAACCCTTTCGTCCTAAACACACATTTCTTCTTGGCAACTTCGACAGGGATTTTGCTGATTCACGCGTCTATTTTCTTCAAGTTATGATAGTCGTTCGGGCGCCATTGAGAACACTACGGGCCTCACTCTGCTCCGCTCAATTCACCCTATTCACTTCTCCCTTTTTACATCGCTTTTATTCGGCCGAGCCTCAGCAAACTGAGCCCTTTTCTTCCACAAATTCCGGGGATTTTGAAGACCCACAAGAACCCGTATTTGATAGCTCTTATTATCCCGACTTCAATGTTGATTTGAAACCCAATAATGGTGATAATAATACTTGTAATGATGATGCAACGTGGTCCAATAGATACAGGGACACTATAAAAAGCAAAGTTTTTGGGGAGGATGTGTCGCATTTGAGAATCTTGAGGAGGGATGAGGAGAAGAAGAACAAGGCAGCCGCAATGGCAAAGGCTCTGCTTGAGCCGTGTTTGAATGAAGAAGACGAGGATGAGGATGTGGAGGTGGGGGAGGTCAAGGAGGAGGACCAGAAGTCTCTGTCTGTTGCCATTATCGGGGCTCCCAATGCTGGAAAATCTGCTCTAACTAATTTCATG GTAGGAACTAAAGTTTCAGCAGTTTCACGGAAGATAAATACTACAACGCATGAAGTGCTTGGAGTTTTGACTAATGGCTATACCCAAATT TGTTTTTTTGATACACCAGGTCTTATGCTCAAGAAAAGTGGATTTCCTTACAATGACATCAAAGTCCGGAATGAAAGTGCATGGAGTTCCGTTTACTTGTATGACGTTCTGATAGTTATTTTTGATGTGCACCGGCATCTCACCAG ACCTGACTCAAGAGTGGTGAGATTGATTGAAAGAATGGGGTCAATAAAGTACCCAAACCAGAAGCGTGTGCTATGCATAAATAAGGTTGATTTAGTCACAAAGAAGAATGATCTTGAAAAAGTTTCCGAGGAATTTAGAGACCTTCCTGGATATGAAAG GTACTTCATGATTTCAGGACTGAAGGGTGCCGGAGTGAGAGATCTTACTCGATATTTAATGGAGCAG GCAGTCAAAAGACCATGGGACGAAGAACCCATGGACATGAGTGAAGAAGTTATGAAAAATATATCACTAGAAGTTGTAAAAGAGAGATTGTTGGATCATGTGCATCAG GAAATACCATATGGCATTGAACACCGTTTGATGGGGTGGAAGGAATTGAGAGACGGTTCTCTCCGGATCGAGCAGCATTTCATCACTCACAAGATAAGCCAACGCAAAATTTTAGTTGGGAGCAAAGGGTCCAAAATAGG GCGGATAGGCATGGAAGCTAACGAGGAGCTACGTTCTATATTCAAGAAAAATGTGCATCTTATTCTCATGGTTAGAGTTAAATGA
- the LOC140836654 gene encoding protein SUPPRESSOR OF FRI 4-like isoform X2 yields MGKKKKRGSVDKMWCYYCDREFEDEKILVQHQKAKHFKCHVCHKKLSTASGMAIHVLQVHKEQVSQVPNAKPGRESTEIEIYGMQGIPPDVLAAHYGEEEQETPAKTAKVDYASSQIVGSVIPGTIGTGFPSRPTLGTMPPFYPRVPVPPAGWPAPPHPQPWYPRHPAISVPPAAPLPQQPLFPVQNVRLSVPPAMPPGHLQSLSIAPPGMPTATPDISVSQPLFPVVPNNSVTSQSSPFSAMPPMSLPSSTFVMKTAESNFGGSTLPPNSFHTSGISVVAPVNSHSYASGPNTGGPSIGPPPVIANKAPVTQPATNEVYLVWDDEAMSMEERRMSLSKYQVHDENSQMSSIDAAIDRRISESRLAGRMAF; encoded by the exons ATGGGGAAAAAGAAGAAGAGAGGATCTGTTGATAAGATGTGGTGCTACTACTGCGACCGGGAGTTCGAGGACGAGAAGATATTGGTGCAGCACCAGAAGGCCAAGCACTTCAAGTGCCATGTTTGCCACAAAAAACTCTCCACGGCGAGCGGCATGGCCATCCATGTCCTCCAGGTTCACAAGGAACAAGTCTCCCA AGTTCCAAATGCAAAACCTGGAAGGGAATCAACAGAGATTGAAATTTATGGAATGCAAGGTATTCCACCTGATGTTCTCGCTGCTCATTATGGAGAGGAAG AGCAAGAAACTCCTGCAAAAACAGCCAAAGTTGATTATGCATCATCTCAAATAGTTGGCAGTGTGATTCCAGGAACAATTGGTACCGGATTTCCTTCCCGGCCTACTCTGGGAACAATGCCTCCCTT TTATCCACGAGTTCCTGTGCCTCCTGCTGGTTGGCCGGCTCCACCTCACCCACAACCTTGGTACCCACGACATCCAGCTATTTCTGTTCCTCCTGCTGCTCCTTTGCCGCAACAACCTTTATTTCCTGTGCAGAACGTGAGGCTCTCTGTACCACCTGCAATGCCCCCTGGGCATCTACAGTCATTATCAATTGCTCCTCCAGGGATGCCTACTGCTACACCCGACATTTCTGTGTCTCAACCTTTGTTTCCTGTTGTTCCTAACAATAGTGTTACTTCTCAAAGTTCGCCATTTTCTGCTATGCCTCCAATGAGCCTACCATCTAGTACTTTTGTTATGAAGACCGCAGAGTCCAACTTTGGAGGCAGCACATTGCCACCTAATAGCTTTCATACGTCGGGAATTTCAG TTGTAGCACCCGTAAATTCACATTCTTATGCATCTGGCCCAAATACTGGTGGGCCTTCTATCGGACCTCCTCCGGTAATTGCAAACAAGGCTCCAGTTACCCAGCCTGCAACAAACGAGGTTTATTTAGTGTGGGATGATGAGGCAATGTCCATG GAGGAAAGAAGAATGTCCTTATCGAAGTATCAGGTGCACGATGAGAATAGCCAG ATGAGCTCAATTGATGCAGCAATAGACAGAAGGATATCAGAGAGCAGACTCGCAGGTCGCATGGCTTTTTAG
- the LOC140836654 gene encoding protein SUPPRESSOR OF FRI 4-like isoform X1, producing MGKKKKRGSVDKMWCYYCDREFEDEKILVQHQKAKHFKCHVCHKKLSTASGMAIHVLQVHKEQVSQVPNAKPGRESTEIEIYGMQGIPPDVLAAHYGEEEQETPAKTAKVDYASSQIVGSVIPGTIGTGFPSRPTLGTMPPFYPRVPVPPAGWPAPPHPQPWYPRHPAISVPPAAPLPQQPLFPVQNVRLSVPPAMPPGHLQSLSIAPPGMPTATPDISVSQPLFPVVPNNSVTSQSSPFSAMPPMSLPSSTFVMKTAESNFGGSTLPPNSFHTSGISVVAPVNSHSYASGPNTGGPSIGPPPVIANKAPVTQPATNEVYLVWDDEAMSMEERRMSLSKYQVHDENSQVSHNCLKLIFFCGWWLSHSTQVVPHCILSSKKFFFCFVLSVILHVRLFTLL from the exons ATGGGGAAAAAGAAGAAGAGAGGATCTGTTGATAAGATGTGGTGCTACTACTGCGACCGGGAGTTCGAGGACGAGAAGATATTGGTGCAGCACCAGAAGGCCAAGCACTTCAAGTGCCATGTTTGCCACAAAAAACTCTCCACGGCGAGCGGCATGGCCATCCATGTCCTCCAGGTTCACAAGGAACAAGTCTCCCA AGTTCCAAATGCAAAACCTGGAAGGGAATCAACAGAGATTGAAATTTATGGAATGCAAGGTATTCCACCTGATGTTCTCGCTGCTCATTATGGAGAGGAAG AGCAAGAAACTCCTGCAAAAACAGCCAAAGTTGATTATGCATCATCTCAAATAGTTGGCAGTGTGATTCCAGGAACAATTGGTACCGGATTTCCTTCCCGGCCTACTCTGGGAACAATGCCTCCCTT TTATCCACGAGTTCCTGTGCCTCCTGCTGGTTGGCCGGCTCCACCTCACCCACAACCTTGGTACCCACGACATCCAGCTATTTCTGTTCCTCCTGCTGCTCCTTTGCCGCAACAACCTTTATTTCCTGTGCAGAACGTGAGGCTCTCTGTACCACCTGCAATGCCCCCTGGGCATCTACAGTCATTATCAATTGCTCCTCCAGGGATGCCTACTGCTACACCCGACATTTCTGTGTCTCAACCTTTGTTTCCTGTTGTTCCTAACAATAGTGTTACTTCTCAAAGTTCGCCATTTTCTGCTATGCCTCCAATGAGCCTACCATCTAGTACTTTTGTTATGAAGACCGCAGAGTCCAACTTTGGAGGCAGCACATTGCCACCTAATAGCTTTCATACGTCGGGAATTTCAG TTGTAGCACCCGTAAATTCACATTCTTATGCATCTGGCCCAAATACTGGTGGGCCTTCTATCGGACCTCCTCCGGTAATTGCAAACAAGGCTCCAGTTACCCAGCCTGCAACAAACGAGGTTTATTTAGTGTGGGATGATGAGGCAATGTCCATG GAGGAAAGAAGAATGTCCTTATCGAAGTATCAGGTGCACGATGAGAATAGCCAGGTAAGTCATAATTGCCTCAAGCTAATATTCTTCTGTGGATGGTGGTTGAGTCACTCAACCCAGGTGGTCCCGCATTGCATTTTGTCATCTAAAAAgttctttttttgttttgttttgtccGTAATTCTGCATGTACGTTTATTTACTCtgctataa
- the LOC140836654 gene encoding protein SUPPRESSOR OF FRI 4-like isoform X3, whose amino-acid sequence MGKKKKRGSVDKMWCYYCDREFEDEKILVQHQKAKHFKCHVCHKKLSTASGMAIHVLQVHKEQVSQVPNAKPGRESTEIEIYGMQGIPPDVLAAHYGEEEQETPAKTAKVDYASSQIVGSVIPGTIGTGFPSRPTLGTMPPFYPRVPVPPAGWPAPPHPQPWYPRHPAISVPPAAPLPQQPLFPVQNVRLSVPPAMPPGHLQSLSIAPPGMPTATPDISVSQPLFPVVPNNSVTSQSSPFSAMPPMSLPSSTFVMKTAESNFGGSTLPPNSFHTSGISVCRKSTMLILVLSMGRMLMFLLEDTKQIKYGQNANVSDGGHKANYS is encoded by the exons ATGGGGAAAAAGAAGAAGAGAGGATCTGTTGATAAGATGTGGTGCTACTACTGCGACCGGGAGTTCGAGGACGAGAAGATATTGGTGCAGCACCAGAAGGCCAAGCACTTCAAGTGCCATGTTTGCCACAAAAAACTCTCCACGGCGAGCGGCATGGCCATCCATGTCCTCCAGGTTCACAAGGAACAAGTCTCCCA AGTTCCAAATGCAAAACCTGGAAGGGAATCAACAGAGATTGAAATTTATGGAATGCAAGGTATTCCACCTGATGTTCTCGCTGCTCATTATGGAGAGGAAG AGCAAGAAACTCCTGCAAAAACAGCCAAAGTTGATTATGCATCATCTCAAATAGTTGGCAGTGTGATTCCAGGAACAATTGGTACCGGATTTCCTTCCCGGCCTACTCTGGGAACAATGCCTCCCTT TTATCCACGAGTTCCTGTGCCTCCTGCTGGTTGGCCGGCTCCACCTCACCCACAACCTTGGTACCCACGACATCCAGCTATTTCTGTTCCTCCTGCTGCTCCTTTGCCGCAACAACCTTTATTTCCTGTGCAGAACGTGAGGCTCTCTGTACCACCTGCAATGCCCCCTGGGCATCTACAGTCATTATCAATTGCTCCTCCAGGGATGCCTACTGCTACACCCGACATTTCTGTGTCTCAACCTTTGTTTCCTGTTGTTCCTAACAATAGTGTTACTTCTCAAAGTTCGCCATTTTCTGCTATGCCTCCAATGAGCCTACCATCTAGTACTTTTGTTATGAAGACCGCAGAGTCCAACTTTGGAGGCAGCACATTGCCACCTAATAGCTTTCATACGTCGGGAATTTCAG TTTGTAGGAAATCAACAATGTTGATACTGGTGCTAAGTATGGGCAGAATGCTAATGTTTCTGTTGGAGGACACAAAGCAAATTAAGTATGGGCAGAATGCTAATGTTTCTGATGGAGGACACAAAGCAAATTATTCTTAA
- the LOC140836656 gene encoding phosphoribosylaminoimidazole-succinocarboxamide synthase, chloroplastic-like isoform X1 has protein sequence MVECRCINLAAKNPFLQSNFDSSRFLSSSSANRTIVLKSFKLSALSMEGQPPRSVEALTTIDRKNQLMNAIKDSLSSCLSETHLHLTVPGIQSKTRGKVRDIYDCGDYLVLVTTDRQSAFDRVLASIPFKGQVLNETSLWWFNKTRHIIPNAVVSSPDRNVTIAKKCVVFPVEFVVRGYVTGSTDTSLWTVYQKGIRNYCGNALPDDLVKNQKLPANILTPTTKDVDHDVPTTPKEIVQLGMMTQADYDEASEAALKLFKYGQRIALEHGLILVDTKYEFGKGSDGSVVLIDEVHTPDSSRYWIADSYEERFRNGLEPENIDKEFLRLWFRDHCNPYEDEVLPEAPEELVSELAWRYILLYETITKSKFEIPVSQVSGNVSYSATYHILLNVKFWVLCRIPYMIEYLKMFHGHFCLYLRTIRLTLLPFDSFGGNPPHPSAVNYIYIYIYILWALLY, from the exons ATGGTTGAGTGTCGATGCATAAACCTAGCCGCAAAAAACCCTTTTCTCCAAAGTAACTTCGATTCATCAAGATTCCTAtcatcatcatctgcaaatcGAACAATTGTACTCAAAAGTTTTAAGTTATCTGCATTATCAATGGAAGGCCAACCGCCGCGCTCTGTTGAAGCCTTGACCACTATCGATCGGAAGAATCAGTTGATGAATGCAATCAAAGATTCGCTTTCCAGCTGCCTGTCCGAGACTCATCTCCATTTAACAGTTCCTGGTATTCAATCCAAAACCAGAGGCAAG GTTAGAGATATTTATGACTGTGGAGACTATCTTGTACTTGTCACAACTGACAGGCAAAGTGCTTTTGATAGGGTTCTTGCTTCAATCCCATTCAAGGGTCAG GTGCTCAATGAAACAAGTTTGTGGTGGTTTAATAAAACTCGGCACATAATTCCTAATGCAGTTGTTTCATCTCCAGATAGAAACGTCACTATTGCAAAAAAGTGTGTTGTATTTCCTGTTGAATTTGTTG TTAGAGGCTATGTGACTGGAAGTACTGATACATCACTTTGGACTGTCTACCAGAAAGGCATTCGGAACTACTGCGGAAATGCTCTTCCTGATG atttggtgaaaaaccaAAAGTTGCCAGCAAATATACTCACACCGACCACTAAAGACGTAGATCATGATGTTCCCACAACTCCCAAAGAG ATTGTTCAGCTGGGAATGATGACTCAAGCTGACTATGACGAAGCAAGTGAGGCTGCATTAAAGCTGTTCAAGTATGGGCAG CGCATTGCCTTGGAACATGGTCTGATTTTGGTAGATACCAAATATGAATTTGGAAAGGGATCTGATGGTTCAGTGGTTTTGATTGATGAG GTTCATACACCTGACTCAAGTAGGTATTGGATCGCTGATTCATACGAGGAGCGGTTTCGAAATGGTCTTGAGCCTGAAAACATCGACAAG GAATTTTTGAGGCTGTGGTTTAGAGATCACTGCAACCCTTATGAAGATGAG GTCCTGCCCGAAGCACCCGAAGAGCTCGTTTCTGAATTGGCTTGGCG GTATATCCTCTTGTACGAGACTATAACAAAATCAAAATTCGAGATTCCCGTCTCGCAGGTAAGTGGAAATGTATCATACAGTGCGACTTATCATATACTTCTTAATGTGAAATTTTGGGTTTTGTGCAGGATCCCATACATGATCGAATATCTGAAAATGTTTCACGGGCACTTCTGTCTGTATCTTAGAACAATCAGATTGACACTTCTTCCATTTGATTCTTTTGGAGGGAACCCACCCCATCCATCCGCagtaaactatatatatatatatatatatatattatgggcATTACTTTATTGA
- the LOC140836656 gene encoding phosphoribosylaminoimidazole-succinocarboxamide synthase, chloroplastic-like isoform X2 codes for MVECRCINLAAKNPFLQSNFDSSRFLSSSSANRTIVLKSFKLSALSMEGQPPRSVEALTTIDRKNQLMNAIKDSLSSCLSETHLHLTVPGIQSKTRGKVRDIYDCGDYLVLVTTDRQSAFDRVLASIPFKGQVLNETSLWWFNKTRHIIPNAVVSSPDRNVTIAKKCVVFPVEFVVRGYVTGSTDTSLWTVYQKGIRNYCGNALPDDLVKNQKLPANILTPTTKDVDHDVPTTPKEIVQLGMMTQADYDEASEAALKLFKYGQRIALEHGLILVDTKYEFGKGSDGSVVLIDEVHTPDSSRYWIADSYEERFRNGLEPENIDKEFLRLWFRDHCNPYEDEVLPEAPEELVSELAWRYILLYETITKSKFEIPVSQDPIHDRISENVSRALLSVS; via the exons ATGGTTGAGTGTCGATGCATAAACCTAGCCGCAAAAAACCCTTTTCTCCAAAGTAACTTCGATTCATCAAGATTCCTAtcatcatcatctgcaaatcGAACAATTGTACTCAAAAGTTTTAAGTTATCTGCATTATCAATGGAAGGCCAACCGCCGCGCTCTGTTGAAGCCTTGACCACTATCGATCGGAAGAATCAGTTGATGAATGCAATCAAAGATTCGCTTTCCAGCTGCCTGTCCGAGACTCATCTCCATTTAACAGTTCCTGGTATTCAATCCAAAACCAGAGGCAAG GTTAGAGATATTTATGACTGTGGAGACTATCTTGTACTTGTCACAACTGACAGGCAAAGTGCTTTTGATAGGGTTCTTGCTTCAATCCCATTCAAGGGTCAG GTGCTCAATGAAACAAGTTTGTGGTGGTTTAATAAAACTCGGCACATAATTCCTAATGCAGTTGTTTCATCTCCAGATAGAAACGTCACTATTGCAAAAAAGTGTGTTGTATTTCCTGTTGAATTTGTTG TTAGAGGCTATGTGACTGGAAGTACTGATACATCACTTTGGACTGTCTACCAGAAAGGCATTCGGAACTACTGCGGAAATGCTCTTCCTGATG atttggtgaaaaaccaAAAGTTGCCAGCAAATATACTCACACCGACCACTAAAGACGTAGATCATGATGTTCCCACAACTCCCAAAGAG ATTGTTCAGCTGGGAATGATGACTCAAGCTGACTATGACGAAGCAAGTGAGGCTGCATTAAAGCTGTTCAAGTATGGGCAG CGCATTGCCTTGGAACATGGTCTGATTTTGGTAGATACCAAATATGAATTTGGAAAGGGATCTGATGGTTCAGTGGTTTTGATTGATGAG GTTCATACACCTGACTCAAGTAGGTATTGGATCGCTGATTCATACGAGGAGCGGTTTCGAAATGGTCTTGAGCCTGAAAACATCGACAAG GAATTTTTGAGGCTGTGGTTTAGAGATCACTGCAACCCTTATGAAGATGAG GTCCTGCCCGAAGCACCCGAAGAGCTCGTTTCTGAATTGGCTTGGCG GTATATCCTCTTGTACGAGACTATAACAAAATCAAAATTCGAGATTCCCGTCTCGCAG GATCCCATACATGATCGAATATCTGAAAATGTTTCACGGGCACTTCTGTCTGTATCTTAG